CCGCCGCGGGTGTTTTTTACCGCCAGCAATTGCTTGGAAACGCCGAGCCGCGCCGCCAGACCTACATCCAACGAGGCCTGAGACACGAAGGTGACGGAGGAGTTGGTGCGGGCCTTGCCATAGGCGCCGAACATATGCCGGTAATGCACCGGCTGCGGCGTCGGGATCGAGGCGTTGGGATCACCCATCGGGGCGGCGGCAATCGAGCCTCCAAGCAGCACCATATCCGGTTTGACGCCGAAAAACGCCGGGTTCCAGATCACCAGATCGGCGCGCTTGCCGATTTCAATCGAGCCGATTTCATGGGAGAGACCATGGGCAATGGCCGGGTTGATGGTGTATTTGGCAATATAGCGCTTGACGCGCATATTGTCGTTCTCGCCGGTTTCCGATGGCAGCCGTCCGCGCTGGCGCTTCATCTTGTCGGCCGTCTGCCAGGTACGGATCGCCACTTCGCCGACCCGGCCCATGGCCTGGCTGTCCGACGAAATAATCGAAAACGCGCCGATATCATGCAGAATGTCTTCCGCCGCAATGGTTTCCTTGCGGATCCGGCTTTCGGCAAAAGCAATATCTTCCGGGATCGATGGGCTCAAGTGATGGCAGACCATCAGCATGTCGAGATGCTCGGCCAGCGTATTGATCGTATAGGGCCGCGTCGGATTGGTGGAAGACGGGATCACATTCGGCTGGCCGCAGATCTTGATGATGTCAGGCGCATGGCCGCCGCCTGCCCCCTCGGTATGGAAGGCATGGATGGTACGGCCTTTGATGGCGCCGATGGAATCCTCCACGAAACCGCTTTCGTTCAGCGTATCGGTATGGATCATCACCTGCACATCGTAGTCGTCGGCCACCGACAGGCAGCAATCGACGGCACCGGGGGTCGTACCCCAATCCTCATGCAGTTTCAGGGCGCAGGCACCGCCCAGCACCATTTCTTCCAACGCACCCGGCAACGAGGCGTTGCCCTTGCCCGCAAAAGCCAGGTTCATCGGGAAAGCATCCGCCGCCTCGATCATCCGGGCAATATGCCAGGGACCAGGCGTGCAGGTGGTGGCGAGCGTGCCATGCGCAGGGCCGGTGCCGCCGCCCAACATGCAGGTCAAGCCGCTCATCAGCGCTTCCTCGATCTGCTGCGGGCAAATGAAATGGATATGGCTGTCCATGCCGCCCGCCGTGACGATCTTGCCTTCCCCGGCAATCGCTTCCGTGCCGGGGCCGACAATGATATTGACGCCCGGCTGGGTATCGGGATTGCCCGCCTTGCCGATGGCAACGATCCGGCCATCCTTCAAGCCGATATCGGCCTTGACGATGCCCCAGTGATCGACGATCAGCGCATTGGTTATGACCGTATCGACCGCGCCGTCCACGCGCGTCGCCTGGCTTTGCCCCATGCCATCGCGGATCACCTTGCCGCCGCCGAATTTCACTTCGTCGCCGTAATGGGTGAAATCCTTTTCCACCTCGATGAACAGTTCGGTATCGGCCAGC
The Allorhizobium ampelinum S4 genome window above contains:
- the ureC gene encoding urease subunit alpha, with product MPFKMSRAAYASMFGPTTGDKVRLADTELFIEVEKDFTHYGDEVKFGGGKVIRDGMGQSQATRVDGAVDTVITNALIVDHWGIVKADIGLKDGRIVAIGKAGNPDTQPGVNIIVGPGTEAIAGEGKIVTAGGMDSHIHFICPQQIEEALMSGLTCMLGGGTGPAHGTLATTCTPGPWHIARMIEAADAFPMNLAFAGKGNASLPGALEEMVLGGACALKLHEDWGTTPGAVDCCLSVADDYDVQVMIHTDTLNESGFVEDSIGAIKGRTIHAFHTEGAGGGHAPDIIKICGQPNVIPSSTNPTRPYTINTLAEHLDMLMVCHHLSPSIPEDIAFAESRIRKETIAAEDILHDIGAFSIISSDSQAMGRVGEVAIRTWQTADKMKRQRGRLPSETGENDNMRVKRYIAKYTINPAIAHGLSHEIGSIEIGKRADLVIWNPAFFGVKPDMVLLGGSIAAAPMGDPNASIPTPQPVHYRHMFGAYGKARTNSSVTFVSQASLDVGLAARLGVSKQLLAVKNTRGGISKASMIHNSLTPHIEVDPETYEVRADGELLTCEPATVLPMAQRYFLF